In Candidatus Kerfeldbacteria bacterium, a single genomic region encodes these proteins:
- a CDS encoding restriction endonuclease subunit S has protein sequence MSTRVTVENESSLKTTEVGAIPRDWDLVSFDDAFEFLRTASYSREQLGANGDYQYIHYGDIHTKWSFFVDMSKARTPTVDRGQAGNYSQIKEGDLILADASEDYAGVAKSVEVINLGEKKAIAGLHTFLLRDKGNNFVDGFKGYITSSPLVKPSLDRYATGLKVFGISKNNLKLVPIPKPPSEQQKAIVKALRDTDALIESLEKLIAKKRAIKQGVMQELLTGKRRLPGFTKAWTRERIGDCTQIVSGGTPRTDRNQYWNGGIKWCTPTDITGTFGKYLHDTQRSISQAGLKSCAARLLPAGTLLLCSRATIGEVRIATDQICTNQGFKSLVCSDRIDNEFLYYLLLTLKQKMIEKAIGSTFLEIGKRELAALEIPYPPIEEQRAIAMVLCELDTELELQQSRLQKLTQVKQGMMQSLLTGKIRLTV, from the coding sequence ATGTCGACAAGGGTAACCGTAGAGAACGAATCATCACTCAAGACTACTGAGGTAGGTGCCATACCCCGGGATTGGGATCTAGTCTCATTCGATGACGCCTTCGAGTTTCTTCGCACAGCCTCATACTCGCGAGAGCAGCTGGGCGCAAATGGTGATTACCAATACATTCACTACGGGGACATCCATACGAAGTGGTCATTTTTTGTTGATATGTCAAAGGCTCGCACTCCAACTGTCGATCGCGGGCAAGCGGGGAATTATAGTCAGATAAAGGAAGGCGATCTTATCCTTGCCGATGCCTCTGAAGATTATGCGGGTGTTGCTAAGAGCGTGGAAGTTATTAATCTCGGTGAAAAGAAGGCCATTGCGGGCCTCCACACCTTCCTCCTGCGAGACAAGGGCAACAACTTCGTTGACGGTTTCAAAGGATATATTACTTCGAGTCCGCTTGTCAAACCTAGCTTGGACCGCTACGCCACAGGCTTAAAAGTCTTTGGCATATCTAAGAACAACTTGAAACTGGTACCGATTCCAAAGCCACCATCGGAACAGCAGAAAGCCATTGTTAAGGCGCTCAGAGATACAGACGCCTTGATAGAAAGCCTCGAGAAGCTCATCGCCAAGAAGCGAGCAATCAAGCAGGGCGTGATGCAGGAGCTACTGACCGGCAAGCGGCGGCTGCCGGGGTTTACTAAGGCGTGGACCAGAGAAAGAATAGGAGATTGTACTCAAATCGTCAGCGGTGGCACCCCGCGCACAGATAGAAACCAGTATTGGAACGGTGGCATTAAGTGGTGTACACCTACCGACATTACTGGCACTTTTGGGAAATACCTTCATGATACTCAGCGATCAATTTCACAGGCGGGTCTCAAAAGCTGTGCCGCTCGCCTTTTACCTGCTGGCACTCTGCTGTTATGCAGTCGTGCGACCATAGGTGAAGTCAGGATAGCTACGGATCAAATCTGTACCAATCAGGGATTCAAATCACTTGTCTGTAGCGATCGAATTGACAACGAGTTTCTTTATTACCTCCTATTGACGCTCAAGCAGAAGATGATTGAGAAGGCGATTGGTTCAACATTTCTTGAAATTGGGAAACGGGAACTGGCTGCGCTTGAAATACCTTATCCGCCCATAGAGGAGCAGAGAGCGATTGCAATGGTCCTTTGCGAATTAGATACCGAATTGGAGTTACAGCAGAGCAGACTGCAAAAGTTGACCCAGGTTAAGCAAGGCATGATGCAATCTCTCCTAACTGGTAAGATAAGACTAACAGTGTGA
- a CDS encoding zinc-ribbon domain-containing protein produces MALIKCSECGKDISDQAEACPHCGNPLRPIVVQATSKRWKLAKLIAWISILVGIYLFLRGYGLDEWSSPMTGFGFTLAFVGFVALMVAKFGSWWNHK; encoded by the coding sequence ATGGCACTCATTAAGTGCAGTGAATGCGGAAAAGATATTTCGGACCAGGCAGAGGCTTGTCCGCACTGTGGCAATCCTCTACGGCCCATTGTCGTACAGGCTACCAGCAAGCGTTGGAAACTTGCAAAACTAATTGCATGGATCAGCATATTGGTGGGGATATATCTCTTCTTGCGAGGCTATGGCCTCGACGAGTGGAGTAGTCCAATGACCGGCTTTGGTTTCACGTTAGCATTTGTTGGTTTTGTAGCGCTCATGGTGGCCAAATTTGGAAGCTGGTGGAACCACAAATAG
- a CDS encoding M48 family metallopeptidase, whose translation MSTNSYMLKVGLVEALIVRKAIKNVHLSVLPPEGKVRVTAPVAMNDDAIRILLATRLGWINRQQTKFRNQQRQTPREYVSGESHYLFGRRYRLEVRYEEAPPRVEAKANGKLFLYVRPNASQGKRHEVITEWYRTELHQLLEDLIPRWQDKIGVRPSVWAIKRMRTRWGTCNKDKKRILLNLELVKKPVSCIEYVVVHELIHLIEKKHNNRFVQLLTRHLPKWKSQKQELNRFILSHEEWRY comes from the coding sequence ATGAGTACTAATTCTTACATGCTCAAGGTCGGATTGGTGGAGGCGCTGATTGTCAGGAAGGCGATCAAGAACGTCCACCTGTCTGTTTTGCCGCCAGAGGGTAAGGTTCGAGTCACCGCACCAGTTGCGATGAACGATGACGCTATCCGCATATTGCTGGCTACCAGGCTGGGCTGGATAAATCGTCAACAAACGAAATTCCGCAATCAGCAACGACAGACTCCGCGAGAATACGTATCCGGTGAAAGTCACTACCTATTCGGCAGGCGGTACCGCTTAGAAGTCCGATACGAGGAAGCTCCACCCCGCGTTGAAGCGAAGGCCAACGGAAAACTGTTCCTATATGTCAGACCGAACGCTTCTCAGGGGAAGCGCCACGAGGTGATAACCGAATGGTACCGTACCGAGCTTCACCAGCTACTTGAAGACTTGATACCGAGATGGCAAGACAAAATCGGTGTTCGACCATCTGTATGGGCTATCAAGCGCATGAGGACCCGGTGGGGCACCTGCAATAAGGACAAAAAGCGGATTCTTCTAAACCTTGAGCTAGTCAAGAAGCCGGTCTCCTGCATTGAGTATGTTGTGGTTCATGAACTGATCCACTTGATTGAGAAGAAGCACAATAATCGATTCGTCCAGTTGCTGACGAGGCATCTGCCGAAATGGAAGAGCCAAAAGCAGGAACTGAATCGCTTCATATTGTCGCATGAGGAGTGGAGATATTAG
- a CDS encoding response regulator, whose protein sequence is MPNGGGQIDLKHWLQEHREISDEDFRFLIGHSLSHLRIPLTGVLGYLTMLVEGDFKAREFSTIHKSLKETVQEALDTLSDVMKLRIAYARQFAPKTKQNSAKKGLKRVLHFEDDKMLTKIYRVRFELDGLQYEPRETPAPDPVALVKSVKPDLILMSVIMPEMDGFSATRLLKGDPETRNIPLLFLTNLGQKEDIIKGMSLDAVDYLVSAHYTPWQVVDRVREVLKLPRLKRDEKLYPPLPTQGSRVPRYQDIPKDETINRAA, encoded by the coding sequence ATGCCCAACGGCGGCGGACAAATCGACCTGAAACACTGGCTCCAAGAACATCGGGAAATCTCCGATGAGGATTTTCGGTTCCTGATTGGGCATTCTCTCAGCCATCTTCGCATTCCTTTGACCGGAGTCCTGGGCTATCTGACGATGCTCGTCGAAGGGGACTTCAAGGCGCGAGAATTCTCCACAATTCACAAGTCGCTCAAAGAAACAGTACAGGAAGCCCTCGATACGCTAAGTGATGTTATGAAATTGAGGATTGCCTACGCGCGACAATTTGCACCGAAGACCAAGCAAAACAGCGCAAAGAAAGGACTAAAAAGAGTACTGCATTTCGAAGACGATAAGATGCTCACAAAGATATACCGAGTACGATTCGAACTGGATGGACTGCAGTACGAACCGCGAGAAACTCCCGCGCCCGATCCAGTAGCTTTAGTGAAAAGCGTTAAACCCGACCTCATCCTCATGAGTGTCATTATGCCAGAAATGGATGGGTTTAGCGCGACCAGATTACTGAAGGGCGATCCGGAGACGCGAAACATTCCTTTATTATTCCTGACAAATCTCGGACAAAAGGAAGATATCATTAAGGGAATGAGCCTTGACGCGGTCGATTACTTGGTCTCTGCGCATTACACTCCCTGGCAGGTCGTCGACCGAGTGCGAGAGGTGTTGAAACTACCCAGACTCAAAAGAGATGAAAAGCTCTATCCGCCATTACCGACTCAGGGTAGTCGGGTGCCAAGGTACCAGGACATTCCGAAGGATGAAACGATTAACCGTGCGGCATAG
- a CDS encoding type I restriction endonuclease subunit R — protein MTKEATPKVGQIERKTQDRLVALIRDRLNYDYLGNWEDREDNSNVEELLLHSYLIRSGYSDTLVFKAVEELKKCTGRSNISLYDLNRETYGLLRYGVKVKEGHGEHYKTIWLIDWEHPEKNDFAFAEEVTVKGNRTKRPDIVLYVNGIALGVIELKRSIVSVAEGIRQNIGNQKDAFIKPFFATVQLLMAGNDTEGLRFGTTETKEDCYLTWSTKEPGYEKDNRLDRHVLQMCEKKRFLEIVHDFIAFDSGIKKTCRHNQYFGVKVAQEFVQQHKGGIIWHTQGSGKSLTMIWLAKWIKEHMHDPRVLVLTDRKELDEQIERFFMGVDEKIYRAKSARDLIGQLNIKNEWLLCSLVHKFGRTGATGETDVDGYIADLKKNLPKDFSAKGDLFVFVDECHRTHTGKLHEAMRELLPNATFIGFTGTPLLKIDKSNSIGVWGPYIHTYKYDEAVADKVVLDLRYEARRVDQDITSQEKIDQWFEERTKGLTDVAKAELKKRWGTMQSLLSSKSRLEKVVFDILDDFYKKERLASGRGNAMLVASSIYEACQYYEIFQAQGFTKCAIVTSYEPGAIQSEDREYAIYQKMLGGKATEEFEKEAKKKFIETPGQMQLLIVVDKLLTGFDAPPASYLYVDKNMQDHGLFQAICRVNRLDGEDKEYGYIVDYRDLFKKLEQAVTDYTAGAFEGFDQEDVLGLLKDRLEEGRKDLEEALEVVRALCEPVAPPKDSGAYIRYFCGDVENPYALKENEIKRVKLYRSVSHLLRMYADLANDMEKVGFSRAQAEAIGNEVKHYEQVRMEVKLASGDYIDLKKYEPAMRTLIDRYISAKESERLSAFDDMTLVDLIVKKGKDAIDDLPESVKKNQEATAETIENNVRKLIIDETPTNPKYFLRMSELLDTLVKQRKRADIEYKEYLAKIVELTKQVKHPEQSRHYPSRVDTRARQALYDNLGQDEGKAVALDEAIVGALEDNWRGHMQKERRVRNAIKGAMPGISEDELKSLFELVKNQHEY, from the coding sequence ATGACAAAAGAAGCGACCCCCAAAGTTGGCCAAATCGAACGCAAGACCCAAGACCGTCTTGTGGCGTTGATTCGTGACCGTCTGAATTACGACTACCTTGGCAACTGGGAAGACCGTGAAGATAATAGCAATGTCGAGGAGCTACTTCTTCACTCGTACCTGATTCGGTCCGGATATAGTGACACACTCGTATTCAAAGCCGTTGAGGAGCTGAAGAAATGTACAGGTCGATCGAACATCAGCCTATACGACCTTAACCGTGAGACGTACGGTCTGTTGAGGTACGGGGTGAAAGTCAAGGAAGGTCACGGCGAACACTATAAGACTATTTGGCTCATCGACTGGGAACACCCCGAGAAAAATGACTTCGCTTTCGCAGAAGAGGTTACGGTCAAAGGGAATCGGACCAAACGCCCGGATATCGTGCTTTATGTAAACGGAATTGCCTTAGGCGTGATCGAGTTGAAACGGAGTATCGTATCGGTTGCCGAGGGAATCCGCCAGAACATCGGTAATCAAAAGGACGCTTTCATCAAGCCTTTCTTCGCAACCGTTCAACTGCTCATGGCCGGAAACGATACCGAAGGACTTCGATTCGGCACTACCGAGACGAAAGAGGACTGCTACCTCACTTGGAGTACAAAGGAGCCGGGATATGAGAAAGACAATCGGCTTGATCGCCATGTTTTGCAAATGTGCGAAAAGAAGAGGTTCCTCGAGATCGTTCACGACTTCATTGCCTTCGACAGCGGCATTAAGAAGACCTGTCGGCACAACCAGTACTTTGGAGTCAAAGTAGCGCAGGAATTCGTGCAACAGCACAAGGGCGGAATAATCTGGCATACCCAGGGCTCAGGTAAGAGCCTGACCATGATCTGGCTCGCTAAGTGGATTAAAGAACACATGCACGATCCACGCGTACTTGTTCTGACCGACCGAAAAGAGCTTGACGAGCAGATCGAGCGGTTTTTCATGGGCGTAGATGAGAAGATCTATCGCGCGAAGAGCGCAAGGGATTTGATAGGGCAACTCAATATCAAGAATGAGTGGCTGCTCTGTTCGCTAGTGCACAAATTCGGCCGTACCGGAGCCACCGGTGAGACCGACGTGGATGGATACATCGCCGACCTCAAGAAGAATCTGCCAAAAGACTTTTCGGCCAAAGGCGATCTTTTCGTGTTCGTCGATGAGTGTCACCGTACGCATACCGGCAAGCTTCACGAAGCGATGAGAGAGCTCCTCCCCAACGCTACATTCATCGGTTTCACTGGCACGCCGCTTCTCAAAATTGACAAGTCGAACAGCATTGGCGTTTGGGGCCCATACATCCACACCTACAAATACGACGAGGCAGTGGCCGACAAGGTTGTGCTCGACTTACGATACGAAGCTCGACGCGTAGACCAAGACATCACGTCACAGGAGAAAATCGACCAGTGGTTCGAGGAACGAACCAAGGGGCTCACCGACGTAGCCAAGGCGGAACTGAAGAAGCGGTGGGGGACGATGCAATCCCTGTTGTCTTCCAAGTCACGCTTGGAAAAAGTAGTCTTCGATATTCTCGATGACTTCTACAAAAAAGAACGTCTCGCCAGCGGCCGCGGCAACGCCATGCTGGTAGCGAGCAGCATTTATGAAGCCTGCCAGTACTACGAGATATTCCAGGCTCAGGGATTTACCAAGTGCGCCATCGTCACGTCATACGAGCCTGGCGCGATTCAGTCCGAAGACCGCGAGTACGCCATCTACCAGAAGATGCTGGGTGGCAAGGCCACCGAAGAGTTCGAGAAGGAAGCCAAGAAGAAGTTCATCGAAACACCAGGACAGATGCAACTTCTCATTGTCGTGGACAAACTCCTGACTGGTTTTGACGCACCGCCTGCGTCCTATCTGTATGTCGATAAGAACATGCAGGATCACGGCCTATTCCAGGCGATTTGCCGAGTCAATCGGCTCGACGGTGAGGACAAAGAGTACGGCTACATCGTCGACTACAGGGATCTTTTCAAAAAGCTTGAACAAGCGGTCACCGACTATACTGCCGGAGCATTCGAAGGCTTTGATCAAGAGGATGTTCTTGGGCTACTCAAGGACAGGTTAGAAGAAGGTCGCAAAGATCTCGAGGAAGCTCTAGAGGTCGTAAGAGCTCTTTGTGAACCAGTTGCGCCGCCCAAAGATTCTGGAGCCTACATTCGCTACTTCTGTGGAGACGTTGAAAATCCATACGCCCTGAAGGAAAACGAAATCAAGCGGGTCAAGCTCTACCGTTCCGTCAGCCATCTACTTCGAATGTATGCCGATCTCGCCAACGATATGGAGAAGGTCGGATTCTCCAGAGCGCAAGCCGAAGCGATCGGCAATGAGGTAAAGCACTACGAACAGGTCCGGATGGAAGTCAAGCTTGCAAGCGGAGACTACATCGACCTGAAGAAGTACGAGCCGGCCATGCGGACTCTTATCGACAGGTACATTTCGGCAAAAGAAAGCGAAAGGCTATCCGCGTTTGATGACATGACCCTCGTGGATTTGATCGTCAAAAAGGGCAAAGATGCCATCGACGACCTACCGGAGTCGGTGAAAAAGAACCAAGAAGCTACCGCTGAGACAATCGAAAACAACGTCCGCAAGCTGATCATCGACGAAACGCCTACGAATCCGAAGTACTTTCTCCGCATGTCGGAGCTCCTCGATACCTTAGTGAAGCAGCGGAAACGGGCTGATATCGAGTACAAGGAGTACCTGGCCAAGATTGTCGAGCTTACTAAGCAGGTCAAGCACCCGGAACAGTCGCGTCATTATCCTTCGCGGGTTGATACACGAGCCAGACAGGCACTCTATGATAATCTCGGACAGGACGAGGGTAAAGCTGTTGCCCTGGACGAGGCAATTGTAGGCGCACTGGAAGACAACTGGCGTGGTCACATGCAGAAGGAACGTCGGGTGAGGAACGCAATTAAGGGCGCGATGCCGGGGATATCGGAGGACGAGCTCAAGTCCTTATTTGAGCTCGTAAAGAATCAACATGAGTACTAA
- the lepB gene encoding signal peptidase I: MKITPDKETIAREPKAEQGVPDYAKSPRGFLVELIKIVLIAVVIIIPIRYFLFQPFYVRGASMEPNFHDNEYLIIDEITYRFTEPQRGEIVVVRDPKNHAEFLIKRIIGLPGETIQVIEGNVYIYNQENPEGKILSEPYLFSHIVTTHDQRVEVGSDEYFVMGDNRPVSLDSRSFGPILKKNIVGRAWLRVWPFETFTHFSVPSYSTQSQ, from the coding sequence ATGAAAATTACCCCAGACAAAGAGACAATTGCCCGCGAACCGAAAGCAGAACAGGGCGTGCCAGACTACGCGAAATCACCGCGCGGTTTTTTGGTTGAGCTGATAAAAATCGTTTTGATCGCCGTGGTGATTATTATTCCGATCCGGTATTTTTTGTTTCAGCCGTTTTACGTCCGTGGCGCCTCCATGGAGCCGAATTTCCACGACAATGAATATCTCATCATTGATGAAATTACCTATCGTTTTACTGAGCCGCAGCGTGGAGAGATTGTGGTAGTTCGGGATCCAAAGAATCATGCTGAATTTTTGATTAAACGTATTATCGGTTTGCCGGGTGAGACCATTCAGGTGATCGAGGGCAATGTATACATTTACAATCAGGAAAATCCGGAGGGAAAAATATTATCTGAGCCATACTTATTTAGTCACATAGTTACGACGCATGATCAGCGGGTGGAGGTAGGCTCGGATGAATATTTCGTGATGGGGGACAACCGACCGGTTAGCCTGGATTCGCGGAGCTTTGGCCCTATTTTGAAAAAAAATATTGTGGGACGTGCCTGGCTTCGGGTGTGGCCGTTTGAAACTTTTACTCACTTTTCTGTGCCAAGTTATAGTACGCAATCACAATAA